The Dreissena polymorpha isolate Duluth1 chromosome 4, UMN_Dpol_1.0, whole genome shotgun sequence region gggtcaagtttacgcatttctgttcatagcgtagtattttgtcacgtgacattcattcataaaataccggattattacgctggtggaaaatgtatcggcatgttttgtttagctacagcgcgtgctttcagtgtataagctccgcccataagttattgcagaataacccacgcttgatttccttctttgtctatagaaaacaagtcacgtgccgtgttagaattaagaaataattcgtgtacgttatagtttgttgtcgaataacccacggccggaagtttagatgcgtagggattaaatcacgagtgcgaagcacgagtgatttgaaaccacgcatctaaacttccggccgtgggttattcgaccacaaactataacgtacacgaattatcacgattctaacacgattattactaaagatttataaaatgtatctcatttttcttgcatactattttatgtgaagctccgcccataaaaatagctttcggctgttctgtcgatcagatctccgccctcaataacagccaaactggatggaaaaaaacccatttcatttctcacgtttggttaactaagaacaacaacttgcgtaaactaatatgttttcattgtactctttaaattaacgcaagagtgttgaatctacaagacaacaactccgattcgaacttcagccatttcagtatcgaagcagcagacgaacaccgtgggaaattgggtcaagtttacgcatttctgttcatagcgtagtattttgtcacgtgacattaattcataaaataccggattattacgctggtggaaaatgtatcggcatgttttgtttagctacagcgcgtgctttcagtgtataagctccgcccataagttattgcagaataacccacgcttgatttccttctttgtctatagaaaacaagtcacgtgccgtgttagaatttacattataacatattgctggtcataaacctatagatacaaaacaaaaaaccaaaagaagaatggaagtgaaatttaaacatatgagtcaaccggccacacgagaagtatccgtatttataggcgcgttcttcgaaaaaacctgttttagtggtttgtcgggcattgctatttgattcgattattaacagtatcaattatcatcgtgctaatgcttaaagtgatattatgggcattttgcactgttgaattgagctgaaaagaattaacaggtcaaaatagttagttcatatgtggttactgattaattatctgcaactcaccttgctaccagttgtttataaaaatatattttatattcgatattcttacgtgacccacccagtcctgtaagctgaaatgatccgtaaaacaatttcgtgtctttgtgtcgtatgaacaaatctgcactaaaacgaaatttaggttcaactcgtaaacgcatgatcagttgtcaaacgaaagtacggttgatattcaaatgcattatttttctctttctggtatattgttttagtatgatgatgctgcattaattaatataagtgtatatgaagtagaaacatcaaaaataatcaacggttgcgatagacacctataaactgttacatgctcataatatcactttagtacattaggcaatatggacgaataattattgttaaatttatcaacaataatatttatcattgtattgttgaaaacacattaagaatctattatttacataccataattatattgctgaatatcttcatttaacatatttctggtctaaagaaaattccaggtcacctagttcacggatagcgtctttattatataacgattattttactggccgccaactccggtgatgacctgtatataaactctgaatgacCGCAatttgacccgatatacctcgcgggttgaaatgcaatgctttaaagtgaggcctcgcttccattgctctttatacttttacacgctaacatgttgacaggaataaggaagtaagtactaaatatgagaacatagccttttaagtataaacgctcttgcgctggtaatactctgaaaataaaaggtgtacgcacaaactgtattgatgtcgagaattgagtgtaaaactgttctatctattaagccttttcattcgagataaaatggtttcatacagtaaaacagtgttacaaagacgcggatatgtttccaatgttctggtggtatactcaaatcagccaatggaataaatgaagtgtattcattcgtacctagccgcgggaaattttattggaattttattggacacttacaaaggtcaggctaaggtgaaaagctggcttaagacagcttacgccgaaaaatattgaaatatagcTGATGAAACTTATGGAAAACATCTACAAAAGGTGTGTTAGAATAATGGTGTTATTAAGTATACTATATATTGAAGTTCAAAAATTgacttttttcaaatgaattgtCCGTTTAAAAATACAATGAGTGTACACGAGAGTTAGCATTTTACATGATGATTTGTGATTGCGTTTCTCTCTTTCGTCTCAGCCGAAGTCGACCCTACTTGCACGTTTGCCTGAATGTTCACTTGTCTCTGATTGGACGGAATACCAAAGTCTAGTTCAGCACGGCCACAAaactacattttattttattttaatgcatggAATCTCATGAAAGttataataaatgtgtattttgaAACTGCGATCGTGCACATGTAATTTTGTTTTGGATAGCCTTGGTAACTCCAGAGTTATGTTCtctcaatttattgaaattgaggATTTTTCCCTTCCAGAGCTGTTCCACAGTAACTATTGCATAATAAattcacaaaattcaaaatgattATGTATCATCATAGTTTGGTGGTGCATGAGTGAATTCTGTTTGGATAGCCTTGGTAGCTCCAAAGGAATGTCACCTTAATTGATAGAAATTTAGTGGGTTTTTGTCCATACTAAGCTGTTTCTCAGTACCTTTTGCATAGacgttcatgaaacttaaaataaatatttatcatcatcatcatggtgCAAGCCCACATTCTGTTTGGATAGCCTTTTATACTCAAGAGTTAGTCTCCCCTAATTGATTGAAATAGAGCATTTGTTCTGTCCGGAACAGTTTCTATTTGAAGTCCATGAATCTTACATAATTATTCATCACAATTGTACAGTGCTGTATGCATAATTTCTGCTTGGACAGCCTTGGCAGTTCCAGAGTTATGCCctcttaataaataaaaatttaagtAATTGTGTCAGTATAAAGCTTCTCAGTAACAAGTGtatggaatttaatgaaacttaaaataaatgtgaatCATCATACAGCGGTGGTGCATGCATAAGGGGTTTTGGAATTGCCTTGGTACATGTATCTTAATAGTTATGCCCCTTAATTGATTTAAATTGATTACTATTTTTTGCCATGGACTGTTTCACATAAACTATTGTATGAACTGTTTCAAAATTCTAAATTAATGTTAAGTGTCATATTGTGGTGGTACACTTTGAAGTTTTTTGGGGTTCAGCTAAGGAGTTATTGCCCCTTTATAATCGATTGAAATTGAGAATGGTGTGTGCCTGTGCTGCTGTATGTAatttaatgaaattcaaatttAATGTGTATTATCTGTTTTGGGTGGTTCTTTCATAACATTCGTTAGGATGATTTGGACAGTTAATAGTTTTTTTCCTTTAATTGAGTGAAACATGAGTGTTTtcatttggcgggggataacaattcaaagaatttgcttgttagtTCAATATCcactttgttttgttatttataatttgctTTTGGTTCTTGTGTGGCTTATCCAAATTGAAATACCTCCAATAAAAAAATTTCATTGAAGGTTCACCTGTCCTTTCTTCCGGTAGGACATACACATGAAGATGTGGGTGCAAGTTTTAAACAAATTGCACACAAACTTGGGAAGACTAATGCCAAAATATTTGACGACTTATTAAAAATATGCCCAAAGTCGCAAATGCTCACGAACATGTTCAATATCAAGGACTTGTTGAGCGATGCTCTACAGGTTAAAGATTTAGGGATAAGTGAACCACTGCACTACAGATTTCTGCGAGTGGACAATTGTATTAAAGGTTCGTATAAAGGATCACACAAAAGTTCATGAACTGACTTTGAATCgacaattttaaaatgtatgccACCTGGGAGACCTAACATTGTAAAACCAAATTATAAAATCATTGAATTTGACaaatttttaaaacatatgaGAAAATTTCAagctttattttaaaatcaattggtaGTTGAAATCTGGGATTAATTTGTGTTCAGAATAAAGCAAAATAAGGAACAAAGAAATCCAATATCGATATTAGAACCTTTACCCAGACAAACACCAATTAAAAACAACTTGTGCTGCAACAGTGagtacatcatattgtgagtacaataagctacctaatgaaattattaccgaccatattgcccaatgcataaagttaaatgtaatagtcaatattactgacaagaaattgccatcactttactggatacctaaattacataagacgccatataaaagtcgttttatcgctaattcagtgtcttgtaccaccaatcaattatcagtgtatcttacatctgcattgagtgctattatatatcatatagctaaattttgtaataaagtttatgaaaatagtaatattaacctattttggtcaataaaaaacaccttagaagttattgataaaattgaaaataaaatatataaggtgtcgcaggtaagtactaatgatttttcgacactatatacaacgcttcctcacgctttaataaaatccaaacttgtttctttgattgaaaaaacttttgctagagagaaatgtttgtatctagcattaaacactaaaacagctttttttactaatcagatattagataattacatcatttggactgatcttgacttttgtgcagcacttacttttcttttggataacttgtttgttgaatttaatggtaaaatatttaaacaaattattggcgttcctatgggtactaattgtgcgccacttatagctgacctttttttatattgttatgaaagcgaatttatgttagaattatctaaaactaagcaagtagatttgattaattgttttaaccttactagtaggtacattgatgacatacttaatttagataatccattatttgaacaatatattcacaaaatctacccaaaagaactagtcttaaatagatcgtgtatatccaatacagacgctgcgtatttagacttacatttaactattaataataatttgatcaaaactagtttatacgacaaacgggacgattttaactttgaaattgtgaattttccgtttctagatggcaacatccctaaaggaccttcctatggtatttacatttcgcagttggtacgttatgccagagcatgttcgtgtattaaagattttaatgatcgtaatctaatattaactaaaaaattgctaaaacaaggctttttgtatcataacctaagaaataaatttgctagattttactctaagtatggtgatttaatttcaaaatataatgtttctttaaaatggcatttaaataatggaatctcccatccatcattttacggagatgttttgaagcgtgtccgcaaattaaaatatgttaaaccaaatgttcatattaaacttttcaatttaattaacttgtttttatcaaaaggatacgatgcttatgtacttaaaaacacgtgtttgatggttttcgattcactatatctttcttcccttaaaatttggaatcattagtgatattataggcatttttcaatgttaaataaaattgtgtcattgtgtcgtatgaacaaatctgcatgaatactacattataggcatttttcactgttgaataaaattgtgtcattgtgtcgtatgaacaaatctgcatgtaaactacatttggactcaaatcgtacatcaaatcatttctgtcttcagttgtcataacacctatatactgtttgattccaataatgtcgctttaatggaattaccatttgtattcatttgcttcttaatattaaatcacgtaaacttgttttattagtagcacagcccgattaatatttttatttagtactgcccttggaatttgttcacgtcattatgtcattatggatttttgtgacgtcatacgaccgactttcccagttgtaatctacatgcataggtcattgggtttataacgttccatttctttcttgtttgatttaattattttttaatttgtttagcagtcacataaacaaccaagctatgtaatatggaatttttacacccattattgctgcttcttcctgtatttgcgcgatgattatctgagatattaactctatgattctacattctcaaatcttttctataaagagggaatgtagttgacaattgttaatagttttatttgatcgttcgtcaaaaagttgtaattctgttactcttgtatcttcaatgcaattgagtaattaaatagtaattaaattgaatgcgttttaattcccttttattattgtttaatttgagttacaatgctatgacgttaaattttatttacacttgaatgtattatgaatatttctgggccaagtgtgaggttgagcgctctttaaccaggtttaaacccccaatgctttgcattgaccgttccaaggcggtgaccccagctttattcatattttatgtttatgttggtttgtattgtgctgtattgtgctgttttgtactgtttgggcaatcggtcacttgccttaaataaaggaccaactaattgtttttaatgaaaattcaatactgctccagcagctggagtttcacttctttattttgtaTGGCTGTCTTTTGTTCTGTCTTTTTGCATTTTCTTTATTGCCTACCAGAGCATAAtcgtttttttcttcaaaacaagTACATGATATACAGGCTGCTGAAGGCCATCATGTTGGACGCTTTGAGAAGGCATCTTCTTTATTTGGCACTATTTCTAACAGTTTGTTATGTGAACATTTTATGTTACCCAGTCAAATTTAATTTTGATCAGTAATTCTCATTTTCTAGGAGactgattattttaaacaaatactttgCTAATGCATGCAAATCAAATTGACTTAAAATGTATTCTACCATCACGTGTATTAAATAGAGATTATAAACGAGCCGTGCActcggaaaacggggcttaaagcatgtgcggaaagtgacgtcctagactagcctgtgcagtccgcagaggctaatcagggtcgacactttcaacctaaacttgattttctctaAAGTGGGACATTCTTTAAATACCATAtcagcggaaagtttcgtctatGATGAATTAGGATGATATTTAACGCAAaagcattaagctccattttcccagagccgCGCTCAAATTCATCTATAAaggttttttttctggatccccATAGAGTCTAGACACAATCATATTTTCCAATCAATATCTGAGCTCAACTTAATGTTGCACAAAGACGCATAAGTTACTTGCACTTTCAAAAATTCAAGAATAATCTCTAGTAAAGCGTGCACATTTGATCCAGTTAATTTAGGACTAATTAGCCACATTTGAGACGAAACTTCAGAAACTTAAAAAATTGCGTAAAGTGGCACCTGCATGTAAGTATAGCTCTTATATGACCGTGTTGAAAAAGTTAATGTGTGTATCTAACTACAACATATAAACGCATATTATTCTTACTGGACGACCACACGTTCCACCAATTAATTCCATTCTCTTCCATGAATCGTTTTGACAAGTTCGATCTGTGCTTCGGATCGTTGTCTTGCTGAAACCTATGTCCATCTGGGTAAGTTGTCCTAACAAACGTAAGCAATGTTTTTTCAAGAATTTCTTCAGTGAAGAACTTGCTGTCCATGATTCCGTCGAAAATTAATATAGATGTGGGACCTCTCCGGCTTATCCCTGCCCACACATGCACTTTTAACGGGTGTTTTGGTTTTGGATGTGCGGTCAGATCCCTCAGGTCTATAGCTTGTCGTTCTGTTGTTGTGTAGCTGAAAAGAACTTTCATCAGTAAAAATGATGTTATCGTTTGATTTGATCAACGTCTGACAAAAGTCTATCCTCGGTTGAAGGTTGCGCGTATTGACCATCTGCGAATATCTGTGAGTACTATGAGTAAATCCAGCTGCCTTAGTTAATCTCCGAGTAGTACTAAGAGAAAAAGTAGTACCATCTTCCTTTAATTCCCTGTGAATATCCATGCTGGATTGATGGCAGTTGCGCAGCAATGAACTTTTCACTATTTCCAAATCGCTGTGTGACACTGACCTTAATGCCTTAGGTTTAGGGATAGCCTCATCCGTATTAAACTGTCCGTGAACATATTGCTTAATCGAATATGACACAATTTGTCGCGATACAACAACACCCGGGAGTTCCTACTCTTTCACAATGACTTTTACTTTAACACCGGACTTGAACAAAGCAATTAACTTTAATTTGGCATCATGCGTCACTTTCCCCATTTTAAACAGAAGGAATAATTGAATAAGTTGTTATAAAATCAAAATGAATGAGTTGATACTATATCGTTTAACACTTGCAAGAAGTCTGAGACTGAGAACCAACATAAATAGCAATAGCAAATTTGACACTTAACTTGTATATTGTATTGCCCGTGGTTTGGGGTCATTCGTACCCCGTTCAGAAGAGCACTTCTGATAATGCCTTGCAGATAACGTAAATAACATCATTTTGACACTTCACTTGTATATTTAATTGCTGGTGATTGTGGGTCGTCTCTACCCCGTTCAGTTGGGGTTATTTCGCACAATAATATGTGGCAGATTACCTTTATAAATTTTTACACTTCCCTGCATTTTTATTGCAGGTGATAGTGGGTCGTTCGTACCAAGTCCAGTGGGGTAGGACCAAATCAACGGCAGGTGAAGCCGTGATTATCGCGGAAGGTATTGAAGCCGAAATGAAGGAAAAACTGTCAGAATGCCTTCAAcagtttgaaaacaacaacaaaagaaaagAACCTTCGACAAATGGTAATTATGAACCTAACATTTACCTATGAAATAGCCAGACGATTTGTccactttttttttaatgcatagaAACCATTGTACCGATGTCGGTTTCCGCAACAGTATTACTGACACAAATTTTTTAAAGGGActcttcacagattttggcatatattgaagttagtcaataaatgctttatattgataaatttaaacattggctcttaaaatccccagtaaaaacaaataaaaaaataaaagtcactcTAAACtggatatatttttttactttatagaGGCAacctcgtagtatcacacaatataactACACCAACTGAACTTAAAAATCTCTAGTAAAAAAACCCAATAACACACAAAAGAAATTGCGTGAATCTGAcagaacttttttaattttgtcccaaaatgtgaaaaggcccctttaacatttatTAGCACTCTCGTAAGGCGTCGTTCGCCACGCGCCTCACAATTACACATATAAGGCCCATCATATCATACATAAGATAAACAAGATGATAGTATACgtttaattataaaaaagctATTATAATCacgatttattttcaaatatatatcaCATACAAACAAGTCGCATACAGTTGAAAAAAAAGCCAAACAATGTACTTGCGCACGTTAATGTCATAAAAAGCGcacatataacaaatatatttgtatcatTCTTGTATACAAGAAATCGGTATACTAATCATCATTCTGATTTTTAGACTACCACCGGCAAGCCTGTGGCACAAGTTATGAGTCGGAGACCTCCTGCTTCCGTTATCTCGGAAACCCTGGAACCACCGCAAGAAGCCTCCTCAACGGAAACGGGGTTCGTTCAACTTGGAGCGATTTCTGTACCACCTGGTACAGATTCTCGCGTACCCGAAACACCGGAACCATTGTTAGAGGCGACGTCATCTTCAACTGGAGGCACTTTCGTTCCACCTTCAATGGGACTGTCCACAGAGCAGGTTGTTCCTACACCACTCCCTGTTGGAGCGACATATGTGCCGCCTCCCTTTGAAGAGACTGTTGTGGGAGAGGTTCCAGGGCCGTGGATGTCTCTGTTAGCAGAGCCACTATCTGTCACTCCCACTGTTTCAGCAGTATAGTTGGATCTGTCAACAACTCCAACTGAAACTCCAACCCGGACAACATTCCTGGCAACGCGGCCGACCCAAACCGGATCAATGATGTCGATCCTGAATATGATGATTGAAATGCAAAAGACCGATTTGCCAGATCAGGAAAAGCTCCGGCAGCAAGTTGAATTCTTGACCAGATGTTACGCGTCGCTGCTGCAGGAGATGGCCTCAATGAAAGACCTGATGTAGTCCATTGTCAAGGGCTTGTACAATAATGCAGCTACTTCAACAGCACAGCCTACGGTAGCGCAGCCCACTATAGTGCAGCCCACGGTGGCACAGTCCATCGCTGCACAGGCCACAACTGTGCAGCCCACATATGTGCAGCCAACATATGCACAGCCCACAGATTCGCAGCCCACATATCCTCCTCGTCCTGAAAGTGAGGCTATTGCCTGTCATGCCTTACTTTCAGACGAGGAGGTAAAGGTGATTCGACAAGCTTCCCATGGCCCGGTTAATTTCGCTGCTTGCCTGACAAAACGGCTGTTTCCTGAACTGTTCACTGCCGCCAACGTGAGGCTTCACTACAACTACCATGGTGGCGGCAGGGACAAAAAACAGGCACTGAGCCCTTGGCGGAAGAGCGCAATAAGAACGTATGTTATTCGTCACTTCCCAAGCATGAGCGACGAACAGAATTGGGGACTCGAAGGCGTCGCCAAAATGAATGAACTACTACCCCGCCCAGTAAGGGCACCTGCTGCAATGACCAATGAGATAGACATGTGAAAGCAAAACTGTACATTTTGTACACAcatttgtttaatg contains the following coding sequences:
- the LOC127876737 gene encoding uncharacterized protein LOC127876737; this encodes MTTTGKPVAQVMSRRPPASVISETLEPPQEASSTETGFVQLGAISVPPGTDSRVPETPEPLLEATSSSTGGTFVPPSMGLSTEQVVPTPLPVGATYVPPPFEETVVGEVPGPWMSLLAEPLSVTPTVSAV